One Acidimicrobiia bacterium genomic window, GACCGGATCGAACCCGATTCCTCCACAAGGCAGCCTGGTCCGACGACTTTGGCCGTGGCTCATTGTCGTCTTAGGTGTCGTGTATTTCGTGACACCGCTGCTCGGGACCATCCGACTCTCACTAAGGCACAACAATGGAACGTGGGAAGCGTGGAGGCTCATACTCGGGAACGAACAAATGTGGCCGGCCTTCGGGCAGTCGATCGTCAATGGATTGGCCACGATCGTGGTGAGTTTGCTCATCATCGTCCCTACCGCCTATTGGGTAGCTCTCAAGATGCCCCGTCTGAGGCCGTTCATCGAGTTCATCACATTGCTCCCGTTCGTTATCCCCGGCGTTGTGCTGGTACTGGCCCTCATCCGGCTTTACTCGGCTCCGCCGCTACTCCTGACCTCCACTTACAACTCGACGCGCATCGTGATGATCTGCGCGTATGCCGCGCTTTCGTTCCCGTATATGTACCGGTCCGTCGACAACGGGCTCCGCTCGATCGATGTGCGATCGCTGACCGAGGCAGCCCAGAGTTTGGGCGCCGGATGGCCGACGATCGTGACGAAGGTGATCTTTCCCAACATCAGACTGGCCATCCTCTCCGGGGCCTTGCTCACGTTCGCCATCGTCCTTGGCGAACTGACGATCGCCCTCTACATGGCCCAGCGGACCCTGGCCCCGTTCATGGCCGACATCGTTCGCAACAAACCGTTTGAGGCCGCCGCGCTGACACTGATCGCCTTCTCGGTCACCTGGCTGGCCCTGGGCATGATTTCGTACGTCACCAATCGGGCAGGGAGAAGAGCATGACATATCTCACATTGGAAGGTGTCCGCAAGACCTTCGGCGACATGGTGGCGGTGTCGGACTTCAACCTCTCGGTCGAACCGGGCGAGTTCGTGTCTTTCCTCGGACCGTCAGGTTGTGGAAAGACAACGACGCTGCGGATGGTGGGCGGCTTCGAACAGCCAACTGCCGGTCGCATCACCCTCGCCGGTGAGGACATCACCCATGCCCGACCCGCCACTCGTGACGTCGGAATGGTGTTCCAGTCCTACGCCCTATTCCCGAACATGACCGTGGCAGAGAACATCGGCTTCGGCCTCAAAGTGAAGAACGTCGACAAACATGAGATCCACACCAGGGTCGACGAATTGTTGGGCCTGATTGGTCTTCCGGAGAAAGCCAAGGCCTTCCCATTTGAGCTGTCAGGCGGTCAGCAACAGCGCGTGGCCCTGGCGCGAGCCTTG contains:
- a CDS encoding ABC transporter permease subunit, which encodes MTIAGPQSGSLTGHGAAGGPGKPTGSNPIPPQGSLVRRLWPWLIVVLGVVYFVTPLLGTIRLSLRHNNGTWEAWRLILGNEQMWPAFGQSIVNGLATIVVSLLIIVPTAYWVALKMPRLRPFIEFITLLPFVIPGVVLVLALIRLYSAPPLLLTSTYNSTRIVMICAYAALSFPYMYRSVDNGLRSIDVRSLTEAAQSLGAGWPTIVTKVIFPNIRLAILSGALLTFAIVLGELTIALYMAQRTLAPFMADIVRNKPFEAAALTLIAFSVTWLALGMISYVTNRAGRRA